Proteins from a single region of Acidobacteriota bacterium:
- a CDS encoding integration host factor subunit beta: MIKVDIVDEVARAANITKVKAEMAVDAVFDTMRISMQRGERIELRGFGVFQVKPRKRGIGRNPRTGKEVRIPPGRTIRFKPGKELQALG; this comes from the coding sequence ATGATTAAGGTGGACATCGTCGACGAGGTCGCTCGCGCGGCAAACATCACCAAGGTCAAGGCCGAAATGGCCGTTGACGCGGTGTTTGACACGATGCGGATCTCGATGCAGCGAGGCGAGCGGATAGAGCTTCGCGGGTTCGGTGTCTTCCAGGTTAAGCCCCGCAAGCGCGGTATCGGCCGTAACCCACGGACCGGTAAGGAAGTGCGGATTCCTCCGGGCCGCACGATCCGATTCAAACCCGGGAAAGAGCTTCAGGCGCTCGGCTAG
- a CDS encoding site-2 protease family protein, translating to MSDLQPRPDRKWLNALLLAATLGTTTLAGACHWLSFEADFQASASPLTVGAVANGLWYSLTILAILGAHELGHYLACRYYGISASLPYFLPIPFPLTGTAGAFIRIREPITTKRALFDIGIAGPLAGFVVAVPALVIGMMLSRVVALPSDFVGMSLGEPLLFKAVSWLVWGTPPETMSINMHPMAFAAWFGLLATALNLIPIGQFDGGHIAYAVLGRHAHKVTIAAVLFAIGLSLYSASWVVWTLLAIGLLFAFGWRHPSVWDETEPLDSSRRWLALLALVILVLCFTPAPIEPLDLIQPK from the coding sequence GTGTCCGATTTGCAGCCCAGACCCGATCGCAAGTGGTTGAACGCGTTGCTGCTGGCAGCCACGCTCGGGACCACCACGCTCGCCGGTGCGTGCCACTGGCTCTCGTTTGAAGCGGATTTTCAGGCGAGTGCCTCCCCATTGACGGTTGGGGCCGTCGCGAATGGCCTGTGGTACTCGCTGACGATCCTCGCGATTCTCGGCGCGCACGAACTGGGGCACTACCTGGCCTGTCGCTACTACGGCATCAGCGCGTCGCTCCCCTATTTCCTGCCCATTCCATTTCCGCTGACCGGGACCGCCGGCGCCTTCATTCGGATTCGTGAGCCCATCACCACGAAGCGGGCGCTCTTTGACATCGGGATTGCCGGTCCCCTGGCCGGGTTTGTCGTCGCCGTCCCGGCCCTCGTCATTGGCATGATGCTGTCCCGTGTGGTGGCGCTGCCGTCGGATTTTGTGGGGATGTCGCTCGGAGAACCGCTCCTGTTCAAGGCGGTAAGCTGGCTGGTCTGGGGCACGCCTCCGGAAACGATGTCGATCAACATGCACCCGATGGCCTTCGCGGCGTGGTTCGGCCTGCTGGCGACGGCGCTCAACCTGATTCCGATTGGTCAGTTCGATGGCGGACACATCGCGTACGCGGTGCTCGGACGGCATGCGCACAAGGTCACGATCGCGGCAGTGCTGTTCGCGATCGGCCTGAGTCTCTACTCGGCGTCGTGGGTCGTGTGGACGTTACTGGCGATCGGACTGCTGTTCGCGTTTGGCTGGCGCCATCCGTCGGTGTGGGACGAAACCGAACCGCTCGATTCCTCGAGGCGGTGGCTCGCGCTCCTGGCGCTGGTCATCCTCGTGCTCTGCTTCACCCCGGCTCCCATCGAGCCGCTCGATCTGATTCAACCAAAGTAG
- the priA gene encoding primosomal protein N' translates to MLRLASVAVPVPAVGLLTYRVPPELDAPAIGSRVLAPLGTRTITGCVVSVESADDGDERGRSGAVRDIIDVLDEDAFLPGSVVRLALWVSEYYACGPGEAIAAAVPPMAWVESRRIVTLTDAGLRRLDETDGSGASALQHAALRLLVGGRGLPVSSLRSRLAKDLGGHARVPMNALVRSLEHAGLISAAQVLEGERQAYKTTRVVRATVQGLEIARGLLAGAPVAGLGPRQQEALRALASAPDGLPTSALADRHLASDGLRRLAARGLVTIHRVPLDRDPFEGPWGRGDGLAAAEAPDRQLTTEQESALERLTALCAPPAFRVALVHGVTGSGKTELYLRLAEHVLRAGRRTLVLVPEIALTPATALAFRRRFGDRVAIQHSGLSDGERHDQWQRIRRNEIDVVVGTRSAIFAPLSSVGLIVVDEEHDGSYKQQDSPRYNGRDLAIVRGQQEGALVVLGSATPSMESFQHASRGRYELIPLERRVLNRPLAAVRTINMRDEFAEVGPGVILSRALSEAIAGRLSRKEQVLLLLNRRGYSTSVFCRQCGGTVECPNCSVSLVVHGRSGAACHYCNYSTRVPRICPACGGPFLEQLGFGTERVEADVRAAFPEARVARLDRDSVRHRGAIPDLLDRFGRGQIDVLVGTQMIAKGHDFPRVTLVGVISADVGLGLADFRASERTFQLLTQVVGRAGRGEISGDAIIQTIYPDHYSIRHACRQDFGAFFKDELQFRRAMRYPPVVALINAVVRGPSYAKASADAADLVARVGAASAPGSAFTVLGPAPAPLARLKGEHRAQFFVKGAPAARRAMREAVQRALDARPDLRRKTTVDVDPLSVL, encoded by the coding sequence ATGCTGCGTCTTGCCTCGGTGGCGGTTCCGGTTCCTGCAGTCGGCCTCCTCACGTACCGCGTTCCTCCAGAACTGGATGCGCCCGCCATCGGCAGCCGCGTCCTGGCGCCGTTGGGCACCAGGACGATCACTGGATGTGTGGTCTCGGTCGAGTCGGCGGACGACGGCGACGAGCGCGGGCGGAGCGGAGCAGTTCGCGACATCATCGACGTGCTGGATGAGGACGCGTTTCTGCCGGGGTCGGTCGTCCGACTGGCCTTGTGGGTGTCGGAGTACTACGCGTGCGGACCTGGCGAGGCCATCGCGGCGGCCGTTCCTCCGATGGCGTGGGTGGAAAGCCGCCGAATCGTGACGCTGACCGACGCGGGCCTTCGGCGCCTCGACGAGACGGATGGCAGTGGAGCGTCCGCGCTGCAGCATGCCGCGCTTCGCCTGCTGGTTGGAGGACGAGGGCTTCCAGTGTCGTCGCTTCGCAGCCGCCTCGCAAAGGATCTCGGCGGCCATGCGCGGGTGCCGATGAACGCGCTGGTCCGGTCGCTCGAGCATGCGGGTCTCATCTCGGCGGCCCAGGTGCTGGAAGGGGAGCGGCAGGCCTACAAGACGACCCGCGTGGTGCGCGCGACGGTCCAGGGGCTCGAAATCGCGCGCGGCCTGTTGGCGGGGGCGCCGGTCGCCGGCCTCGGTCCCAGGCAGCAGGAAGCGCTGCGCGCGCTGGCGTCGGCGCCGGACGGGTTGCCGACCTCGGCGCTGGCCGATCGACATCTGGCGTCGGACGGCCTGAGGCGCCTGGCAGCCAGAGGACTTGTCACGATTCACCGCGTGCCCCTCGATCGCGATCCGTTTGAAGGGCCATGGGGACGTGGCGACGGACTGGCGGCGGCCGAGGCGCCAGATCGCCAACTGACGACTGAACAGGAGTCGGCGCTCGAGCGACTGACCGCCCTGTGTGCACCGCCGGCCTTCCGGGTCGCGCTCGTACACGGTGTCACCGGCAGCGGCAAGACAGAACTCTACCTGCGCCTGGCGGAGCACGTGCTGCGCGCCGGGCGACGGACGCTCGTACTGGTACCGGAAATTGCGCTGACGCCGGCCACCGCTCTGGCGTTCCGGCGGCGGTTCGGTGACCGCGTGGCGATCCAGCACAGCGGGCTGTCGGATGGTGAACGCCACGACCAATGGCAGCGTATTCGCCGCAACGAGATCGACGTGGTCGTCGGCACGCGCTCGGCCATCTTCGCCCCGTTGTCGTCAGTCGGATTGATCGTCGTCGACGAAGAGCACGACGGCTCTTACAAGCAGCAGGACTCGCCGCGATACAACGGTCGTGATCTGGCCATCGTCCGCGGTCAACAGGAAGGCGCTCTGGTGGTGCTGGGGTCGGCGACGCCGTCGATGGAGTCGTTTCAGCACGCGTCGCGTGGCCGGTACGAACTGATTCCGCTCGAACGACGCGTCCTGAACCGGCCGTTGGCTGCCGTACGCACCATCAACATGCGTGACGAGTTCGCCGAGGTGGGCCCCGGCGTCATTCTGAGCCGCGCGCTCAGTGAAGCGATCGCCGGCAGGCTGAGCCGCAAGGAACAGGTGCTGCTGCTGCTGAATCGGAGGGGTTATTCCACGTCCGTGTTCTGCCGGCAATGCGGCGGGACGGTGGAGTGCCCCAACTGCAGCGTCTCGCTCGTGGTGCACGGCCGGAGCGGTGCGGCGTGCCACTACTGCAACTATTCAACGCGGGTGCCTCGGATCTGCCCGGCGTGCGGTGGCCCGTTTCTCGAGCAGCTTGGGTTCGGCACCGAACGGGTCGAGGCGGATGTGCGCGCGGCGTTTCCCGAAGCACGCGTGGCGCGACTCGACCGCGACAGCGTCAGGCATCGCGGGGCGATTCCGGACCTGCTCGATCGGTTCGGCAGGGGGCAGATCGACGTACTGGTCGGCACGCAGATGATCGCGAAGGGGCACGACTTCCCGCGCGTGACACTGGTGGGCGTGATCTCGGCCGACGTCGGCCTCGGCCTGGCGGACTTTCGCGCCTCGGAACGGACGTTTCAGTTGTTGACACAGGTCGTAGGTCGCGCCGGGCGGGGCGAAATCTCGGGCGATGCGATCATTCAGACGATCTACCCGGACCATTACAGCATCCGTCATGCGTGCCGGCAGGATTTTGGCGCGTTCTTCAAGGACGAGCTGCAATTTCGCCGGGCGATGCGGTATCCGCCGGTGGTCGCGCTGATCAACGCGGTGGTGCGCGGGCCGTCGTATGCGAAAGCCAGCGCCGATGCCGCCGATCTGGTGGCGCGCGTCGGTGCCGCCTCGGCGCCGGGTTCGGCGTTTACCGTGCTGGGGCCGGCCCCCGCGCCGCTGGCGCGGCTCAAGGGAGAGCATCGGGCGCAGTTCTTCGTCAAGGGCGCACCGGCCGCGCGCCGGGCGATGCGTGAGGCCGTGCAGCGGGCGCTCGATGCGCGCCCCGATCTTCGGCGCAAGACCACGGTCGACGTCGACCCGCTGAGCGTGCTCTGA